Proteins from a single region of Ananas comosus cultivar F153 linkage group 3, ASM154086v1, whole genome shotgun sequence:
- the LOC109707759 gene encoding bromelain inhibitor — translation MDKRSGIALLVLLVAVSCLASPSSARAFTSLDFLARVINGERVTLTACSECVCPLQTSSSDDEYKCYCADTYSDCPGFCKKCKAEFGKYICLDLISPNDCVKPVSSLEAKQNMIKEERVTLTACSECVCPLRTSSSDEEYKCYCTDTYSDCPGFCKKCKAEFGKYICLDLISPNDCVKPVSSLEAKQNMIKEERVTLTACSECVCPLRTSSSDEEYKCYCTDTYSDCPGFCKTCKAEFGKYICLDLISPNDCVKPVSSWEARQKIKLLQGRE, via the exons ATGGATAAGAGATCAGGAATTGCTCTTCTTGTACTTCTTGTTGCAGTGTCCTGCCTTGCCAGTCCGTCTTCGGCTCGCGCCTTCACCAGTCTTGATTTTCTCGCTCGAG TGATCAACGGAGAGAGAGTTACACTAACAGCCTGCAGCGAATGCGTGTGTCCGCTGCAAACAAGTTCATCTGATGATGAGTACAAATGCTACTGTGCGGATACTTACTCCGACTGCCCGGGCTTTTGCAAGAAATGCAAGGCCGAGTTCGGAAAGTACATATGCCTCGACTTGATCTCGCCCAACGATTGCGTAAAACCGGTCTCCTCCTTGGAGGCGAAGCAAAATATGATCAAGGAAGAGAGAGTTACACTAACAGCTTGTAGCGAATGCGTGTGTCCACTACGAACAAGTTCATCTGATGAAGAGTACAAATGCTACTGCACGGATACTTACTCCGACTGCCCGGGCTTTTGCAAGAAATGCAAGGCCGAGTTCGGAAAGTACATATGCCTCGACTTGATCTCGCCCAACGATTGCGTAAAACCGGTCTCCTCCTTGGAGGCGAAGCAAAATATGATCAAGGAAGAGAGAGTTACACTAACAGCTTGTAGCGAATGCGTGTGTCCGCTGCGAACAAGTTCATCTGATGAAGAGTACAAATGCTACTGCACGGATACTTACTCCGACTGCCCGGGCTTTTGCAAGACATGCAAGGCCGAGTTCGGAAAGTACATATGCCTCGACTTGATCTCGCCCAACGATTGCGTAAAACCGGTCTCCTCCTGGGAGGCGAGGCAAAAGATCAAGTTGCTGCAGGGTCGTGAATGA